One genomic segment of Sminthopsis crassicaudata isolate SCR6 chromosome 4, ASM4859323v1, whole genome shotgun sequence includes these proteins:
- the LOC141541307 gene encoding olfactory receptor 2T27 yields MEWGNYSMYADFVLLGLFNNTNFPWLLFSLIFLVFVISVASNAIMIILIHIDPHLHTPMYFLLSQLSIMDILYISTIVPKMLVDQLVGQNNISFAGCTAQHFLYLTLAGAEFFLLGLMSYDRYVAICHPLRYPILMSRKVCLLIVAAAWLGGSVDGFLLTPVTMQFPFCASREINHFFCEVPALLKLSCTDTSTYETAMYVCCIMMLLIPFSVISASYTRILITVYRMSEAEGRRKAVATCSSHMVVVSLFYGAAMYTYVLPHSYHTPDQDKAVSAFYTILTPMLNPLIYSLRNKDVTGALKKALGQCSSRKIRAF; encoded by the coding sequence ATGGAATGGGGAAATTATTCTATGTATGCAGACTTTGTTCTTCTTGGGTTGTTCAACAACACAAACTTCCCAtggcttttgttttctctcatctTCCTAGTCTTTGTGATCTCAGTGGCCAGCAATGCTATTATGATCATTCTTATCCACATTGATCCCCACCTCCATACTCCTATGTATTTCTTGCTTAGTCAACTCTCCATCATGGATATCCTCTATATTTCTACTATTGTGCCCAAGATGTTAGTGGATCAATTGGTAGGCCAGAATAACATCTCTTTTGCAGGTTGTACTGCTCAGCACTTCCTCTACTTGACCCTGGCAGGTGCTGAATTCTTCCTCTTGGGTCTCATGTCTTATGACCGCTATGTGGCCATCTGCCACCCTCTTCGTTATCCTATCTTGATGAGCCGTAAGGTATGCCTGCTAATTGTGGCTGCAGCAtggctaggtggctcagtggatggcTTCCTATTGACTCCAGTCACCATGCAGTTTCCTTTTTGTGCTTCAAGAGAGATCAACCACTTCTTCTGTGAAGTCCCTGCCTTACTGAAACTGTCCTGCACAGACACCTCAACATATGAGACAGCTATGTATGTCTGCTGTATCATGATGCTCCTAATccctttttcagtcatttctgccTCTTATACTCGCATCCTCATAACTGTCTATCGAATGAGTGAGGCTGAGGGAAGACGGAAAGCTGTGGCCACCTGTTCCTCACACATGGTTGTTGTCAGTCTTTTTTATGGAGCAGCCATGTACACCTATGTGCTTCCCCACTCTTACCACACCCCTGATCAAGATAAGGCTGTGTCAGCCTTTTATACTATTCTCACACCTATGCTCAACCCACTCATCTATAGCCTCAGAAACAAGGATGTCACTGGGGCTCTAAAGAAGGCATTGGGTCAATGTTCCTCAAGAAAGATAAGGGCCTTCTGA